One genomic segment of Pagrus major chromosome 13, Pma_NU_1.0 includes these proteins:
- the atg101 gene encoding autophagy-related protein 101, producing MNCRSEVLEVTVEARQVEEAMLALLHTILLHRSTGKFHYKKEGTYSIGTVGTLDIDCDFIDFSFVRVSSEELDRVIRKAVSEFKDALSNSGSDGMGQISLEFYQKKKSRWPFSDECIPWEVWSIKVNVVNLANEQERQICREKVGEKLGEKVINVVEVINRHEYLPKMPTQSEVDNVFDTSLKDVQPYLYKITFQITDSLGTSVSTTMRRLIKDTLAL from the exons ATGAATTGCCGCTCGGAAGTCCTAGAAGTAACAGTGGAGGCGAGGCAGGTGGAAGAAGCTATGCTGGCTTTGCTGCATACTATTTTACTCCATCGCAGCACCGGGAAATTTCACTACAAAAAGGAGGGCACCTACTCCATTGGTACCGTGGGCACACTGGACATCGACTGTGACTTCATCGATTTCTCCTTCGTCAGGGTGTCCTCGGAGGAGCTGGACAGAGTGATCAGGAAAGCTGTGTCTGAATTCAAG GATGCTCTGAGCAACTCAGGCAGCGACGGCATGGGGCAGATCTCCCTGGAGTTCTACCAGAAGAAGAAGTCTCGCTGGCCTTTTTCAGACGAGTGTATCCCCTGGGAAGTGTGGAGCATCAAGGTCAACGTTGTCAACCTGGCCAACGAGCAGGAGAGACAGATTTGCAGGGAGAAAGTGGGTGAGAAGCTGGGTGAGAAGGTGATCAACGTTGTTGAGGTCATAAATCGTCATGAATACCTGCCAAAGATGCCCACCCAGTCTGAAGTGGACAACGTTTTTGACACCAGTCTCAAAGATGTCCAGCCTTACCTTTACAAAATCACATTCCAGATCACTGACTCTCTGGGCACCTCTGTGAGCACAACCATGAGACGGCTGATTAAAGATACCCTGGCACTGTGA